In Drosophila pseudoobscura strain MV-25-SWS-2005 chromosome 4, UCI_Dpse_MV25, whole genome shotgun sequence, the following proteins share a genomic window:
- the LOC117184074 gene encoding zinc finger protein 501-like isoform X1, with the protein MEEMCRVCMVKSGVFVNIFDETQKWDTCIADMIAQCTGYVVRRGDSLPEKICPPCLEDAVNAFNLKKSCEQSHRLYFPVMEPDVGEDRYDNLEDEDFEILTCGNEQSKNCKADEMIQKDDVDEVYRFKCPHCPKSYMRKSCLPHHIRTHTDDRPYKCSFCSKSFPHKCRLDAHTRIHTGDRRYTCSDCSKSFQQKSHLIDHTRIHTGERPYKCNHCSMTFSRAGVLSDHIRSHTGDQRYQCSHCMMPFNNKQIWITHVRTHTGERPFSCSQCSKSFNQKHHLSEHILTHTEEKRYTCSYCTNTFKQKSYLRKHIRSHTCSKWMHHQIDSPSIVSTAIPK; encoded by the coding sequence ATGGAGGAGATGTGCAGAGTTTGCATGGTCAAATCCGGAGTATTCGTAAACATTTTTGATGAGACACAAAAATGGGACACTTGCATTGCTGACATGATAGCCCAGTGTACCGGTTACGTGGTTAGGCGAGGGGATTCACTGCCAGAAAAAATATGCCCGCCTTGCCTTGAGGATGCTGTAAATGCCTTCAATCTTAAGAAATCCTGCGAGCAGAGCCATCGACTATATTTTCCAGTGATGGAGCCAGATGTAGGAGAAGATCGCTATGATAATCTGGAAGACGAGGACTTTGAAATTTTGACTTGTGGAAATGAGCAGTCGAAAAACTGTAAAGCCGATGAAATGATACAAAAAGATGATGTGGATGAGGTTTATCGGTTCAAATGTCCTCATTGTCCGAAATCCTATATGAGAAAATCATGTCTGCCACATCACATCAGAACGCACACAGATGATCGACCCTACAAATGCTCCTTCTGCTCGAAATCTTTTCCACACAAATGCAGACTTGATGCACACACCCGTATTCACACAGGAGATCGGCGCTATACGTGTTCCGACTGCTCGAAATCCTTTCAACAAAAATCACATCTCATTGATCACACCCGTATTCACACTGGGGAGCGACCATATAAATGTAATCATTGTTCGATGACCTTTTCCCGAGCCGGAGTTCTAAGCGATCACATCCGCTCGCATACTGGTGATCAGCGCTATCAGTGCTCACACTGTATGATGCCTTTTAACAACAAACAGATTTGGATAACACATGTACGCACTCACACGGGAGAACGACCCTTCTCGTGCTCTCAATGTTCGAAGTCATTCAACCAAAAACACCATCTCAGCGAACACATCCTTACTCACACTGAGGAAAAACGTTATACGTGCTCTTACTGCACAAACACCTTTAAGCAAAAGTCTTATCTTCGAAAACACATTCGCAGTCACACGTGTTCCAAATGGATGCACCACCAGATAGATAGCCCTTCTATTGTTTCGACTGCAATTCCAAAATGA